The proteins below are encoded in one region of Kogia breviceps isolate mKogBre1 chromosome 8, mKogBre1 haplotype 1, whole genome shotgun sequence:
- the PTGES gene encoding prostaglandin E synthase yields the protein MPPPGLELMSGRVLPAFLLCSTLLVIKMYVVAIITGQVRLRKKAFANPEDAQRHGGLQYCRSDPAVERCLRAHRNDMETIYPFLFLGLVYSFLGPDPFVAWMHFLVVFLGRMVHTVAYLGKLRAPTRSLAYTLAQLPCASMALQIVWEAARHL from the exons ATGCCTCCCCCCGGCCTGGAGCTGATGAGCGGCCGGGTACTGCCTGCCTTCCTGCTCTGCAGCACGTTGCTAGTCATCAAGATGTACGTGGTGGCCATCATCACGGGCCAAGTGAGGCTCCGGAAGAAG GCTTTTGCCAACCCCGAGGACGCTCAGAGACACGGAGGCCTCCAGTATTGCCGGAGCGACCCGGCCGTGGAACGCTGTCTCAG AGCCCACCGGAATGACATGGAGACCATCTACCCCTTCCTGTTCCTGGGCCTCGTCTACTCCTTCTTGGGGCCTGACCCCTTCGTTGCCTGGATGCACTTCCTGGTCGTCTTCCTGGGCCGCATGGTGCACACCGTGGCCTACCTGGGGAAGCTGCGGGCGCCCACCCGCTCTCTGGCCTACACCCTGGCCCAGCTCCCCTGCGCCTCCATGGCCCTGCAGATCGTCTGGGAGGCAGCTCGCCACCTGTGA